From one Gadus morhua chromosome 8, gadMor3.0, whole genome shotgun sequence genomic stretch:
- the LOC115548532 gene encoding Golgi reassembly-stacking protein 1 produces MGLSQSSEVSEGGAFGYHVHGVQVNSPAAKAGLQPFFDFILSLDATRLNEENDQLKELLKASTEKAMRMEVYSTKTMQLRELQVVPSALWGGQGLLGASVRFCSYQGANENVWHVLDVEPNSPAALAGLLPHADYIVGADQVLQDSEDFFSLIEAHEGKPLKLMVYHIESDNCREVVVTPNGAWGGEGSLGCGIGYGYLHRIPVHSTVPMETPEPPAPEDPPSPAMVTHGFTEAPLMAAPGQSEDPGDQVLFQGDPAPPPPPLQRLMDLDVSEAEVGTDPAESVERLDLSVSSIDMTCTSLAMHEERDCDMSGVEELKDCDSAECHPHEDLSSLATLDLTSTSAPPESPPSSLATDCPTATTTHSPPLSPARSVSPAASPDSPPPPSTPPQVDLLPHRTLLGEASEDDLLCQGGAEEGEEPTEQTPERGAAGTPTREPWDDEEKEPQQEEEREP; encoded by the exons ATGGGTTTGTCTCAGAGTTCAGAGGTCTCCGAAGGAGGGGCGTTTGGATATCACGTGCACGGG GTGCAGGTGAATTCTCCCGCAGCAAAGGCCGGACTGCAGCCATTCTTTGACTTCATCCTGTCCCTGGACGCCACCAGGCTC AACGAGGAGAACGACCAGCTGAAGGAGCTGCTGAAGGCCAGCACGGAGAAGGCGATGCGGATGGAGGTGTACAGCACCAAGACCATGCAGCTCCGGGAGCTGCAGGTGGTGCCGAGCGCCCTGTGGGGGGGCCAGGGGCTGCTGGGCGCCAGCGTCCGCTTCTGCAGCTACCAGGGGGCCAACGAGAACGTCTGGCACGTCCTG GACGTGGAGCCCAACTCGCCGGCAGCGCTGGCGGGGCTTCTACCACATGCAGACTACATCGTCGGGGCGGATCAGGTTCTGCAAGAC TCGGAGGACTTCTTTTCCCTCATCGAGGCCCACGAGGGCAAGCCGCTGAAGCTGATGGTGTACCACATCGAGTCGGACAACTGCCGGGAGGTGGTGGTCACACCCAATGGAGCCTGGGGTGGAgagggcag TTTGGGATGCGGCATTGGCTACGGTTACTTGCATCGAATCCCAGTCCATTCCACTGTTCCCATGGAGACCCCGGAACCCCCAGCCCCTGAGGATCCGCCGTCCCCGGCGATGGTCACCCATGGGTTCACGGAG GCTCCTCTGATGGCAGCCCCGGGGCAGAGTGAAGACCCAGGGGACCAGGTCTTGTTCCAGGGggacccggccccccccccgccgccgctccAGAGACTCATGGACCTCG ATGTCTCTGAGGCCGAGGTGGGCACAGACCCCGCTGAGTCCGTGGAGAGGCTGGACCTGTCGGTGTCCTCCATCGACATGACCTGCACCTCCCTGGCCATGCACGAGGAGCGCGACTGCGACATGTCCGGCGTGG agGAGCTGAAGGACTGCGACAGCGCTGAGTGCCACCCCCACGAGGACCTCAGCTCTCTGGCCACCCTGGACCTCACATCCACCTCCGCTCCACCCGAGTCCCCACCCAGCTCCCTAGCCACAGActgccccaccgccaccaccacacactcaccccctctgtcccccgccCGCAGCGTATCCCCCGCCGCGTCCCCagactctccccctcccccctccacccccccccaggtggaccTCCTGCCCCACCGGACGCTCCTCGGCGAGGCCTCGGAGGACGACCTCCTGTGCCAGGGCGGCgccgaggagggggaggagcctactGAGCAGACACCGGAGCGAGGGGCGGCCGGGACCCCCACCCGGGAGCCCTGGGACGACGAGGAGAAGGAAccgcagcaggaggaggagcgagagcCGTGA
- the LOC115548525 gene encoding cysteine/serine-rich nuclear protein 3 isoform X4, protein MVWNHSALHRYTLEEHAAARQRRHRERLLERLREDRLERWRNKLVTSGALDRSEADRLTVDQLPGGYLEVPMEHPAPDGGIWSLQPYSYRQRQALLRGAGVKHVDREEKRQLHSLRLSREACGCDCRGFCEPETCACSLAGIKCQMDRSSFPCGCSMDSCGNSQGRSEFNPGRVKTHYLHTAMRLHLEGRRPPGAANNHDDQREVPGRCGEDDRRGRVPERQTRQDGCPFGFSTEEEEEGGLLFPSVPPTTSTAFCLTPEPSELGEEGSSGGDTMDSSFSSSDLDAAEEGADGTPRRRSEVTEETGPLSCVLSRLDPQRTHCNATEDDLQHMSSTRPLPASPLSDPASPLEGAQTTVVVRQDEDSHRTPSPSTSSTSTGYLDENANEATDFFGEDSLEKFPDAALFTANSSCSSSSNGYVDLSVSSDSDLEFFDSDYLTCGGQLHNSFKGGGSLEGLRHLQTLTSCSLPQYPETPVCLLESLIGSSSEPIAEDAHMVTFSQLLEVLQ, encoded by the exons ATGGTGTGGAACCACAGCGCCCTCCACAGGTACACGCTGGAGGAGCATGCGGCGGCCCGACAGCGGAGACACCGGGAAAGACTCCtggagaggctgagggaggacagGCTGGAGCGCTGGAGAAATAAA TTGGTAACTAGCGGTGCCCTGGACCGCAGCGAGGCCGACCGGCTCACCGTGGACCAGCTCCCGGGCGGGTACCTGGAGGTCCCCATGGAGCACCCGGCCCCAGACGGGGGCATCTGGTCCCTGCAGCCGTACTCCTACAGGCAGAGGCAGGCCCTGCTGCGCGGGGCCGGGGTGAAGCACGTGGACCGGGAGGAGAAGAGGCAGCTGCACTCCCTGCGTCTCTCCCGGGAGGCCTGCGGCTGCGACTGCCGGGGCTTCTGTGAGCCTGAGACCTGCGCCTGCAGCCTGGCCGGCATCAAATGCCAG ATGGACCGCTCCAGCTTCCCTTGTGGCTGCTCCATGGACAGCTGCGGGAACAGCCAGGGGCGCAGCGAGTTCAACCCGGGCCGCGTGAAGACCCACTACCTCCACACCGCCATGAGGTTGCACCTGGAGGGGAGGCGGCCGCCGGGGGCCGCAAATAACCACGACGACCAGAGGGAAGTACCCGGGCGTTGCGGCGAAGACGACCGGCGTGGCCGTGTTCCAGAACGGCAGACCCGGCAAGACGGCTGCCCTTTCGGGTTCAgcaccgaggaggaggaggagggcggtcTCCTGTTCCCCTCCGTGCCCCCCACCACTTCCACAGCCTTCTGCTTAACCCCTGAGCCCTCGGAGCTGGGAGAGGAGGGCAGCAGTGGCGGTGATACGATGgattcctctttctcttcctctgatCTCGACGCGGCTGAGGAAGGCGCAGACGGCACGCCACGCCGTCGATCCGAGGTCACCGAGGAAACCGGACCCCTGTCCTGTGTCCTCAGCAGGCTGGACCCCCAGCGGACCCACTGCAACGCAACGGAGGACGACCTTCAGCACATGAGTAGCACCCGCCCACTTCCTGCCAGCCCCCTCTCCGACCCTGCGTCTCCCCTCGAAGGTGCTCAAACCACTGTGGTCGTGCGCCAAGACGAAGATTCCCACAGGACCCCTTCCCCTTCTACCTCCTCTACTTCTACGGGGTATCTGGACGAAAACGCCAACGAGGCCACCGACTTTTTCGGCGAGGACTCTCTGGAAAAATTCCCAGATGCAGCCCTCTTCACTGCaaactcctcctgctcctcctcctccaacggTTACGTGGACCTCAGCGTCTCCTCGGATTCGGACCTTGAGTTCTTCGACAGCGATTACCTCACCTGCGGTGGCCAACTACACAACTCCTTCAAGGGAGGCGGGTCTCTGGAAGGCCTGAGGCACCTCCAGACCCTGACTTCCTGCAGTCTTCCACAGTACCCGGAGACACCTGTCTGCCTGCTCGAATCTCTCATTGGCTCGTCGTCTGAACCAATCGCGGAAGATGCACATATGGTAACCTTTAGTCAGCTCTTGGAGGTACTGCAGTGA
- the LOC115548525 gene encoding cysteine/serine-rich nuclear protein 1 isoform X2 has protein sequence MEATDCDHGLSIGSFLSKWRRADGRGHNVRFDTVTVFHFPRCQGFVSVPSHGGASLGMVWNHSALHRYTLEEHAAARQRRHRERLLERLREDRLERWRNKLVTSGALDRSEADRLTVDQLPGGYLEVPMEHPAPDGGIWSLQPYSYRQRQALLRGAGVKHVDREEKRQLHSLRLSREACGCDCRGFCEPETCACSLAGIKCQMDRSSFPCGCSMDSCGNSQGRSEFNPGRVKTHYLHTAMRLHLEGRRPPGAANNHDDQREVPGRCGEDDRRGRVPERQTRQDGCPFGFSTEEEEEGGLLFPSVPPTTSTAFCLTPEPSELGEEGSSGGDTMDSSFSSSDLDAAEEGADGTPRRRSEVTEETGPLSCVLSRLDPQRTHCNATEDDLQHMSSTRPLPASPLSDPASPLEGAQTTVVVRQDEDSHRTPSPSTSSTSTGYLDENANEATDFFGEDSLEKFPDAALFTANSSCSSSSNGYVDLSVSSDSDLEFFDSDYLTCGGQLHNSFKGGGSLEGLRHLQTLTSCSLPQYPETPVCLLESLIGSSSEPIAEDAHMVTFSQLLEVLQ, from the exons ATGGAAGCTACTGATTGTGATCATGGGCTATCAA TCGGTTCATTCTTGAGTAAGTGGAGACGTGCCGACGGAAGAGGACACAACGTGAGATTCGACACGGTGACCGTCTTCCACTTCCCGCGGTGCCAGGGCTTCGTGAGCGTGCCCAGCCATGGAGGAGCCTCGCTGGGCATGGTGTGGAACCACAGCGCCCTCCACAGGTACACGCTGGAGGAGCATGCGGCGGCCCGACAGCGGAGACACCGGGAAAGACTCCtggagaggctgagggaggacagGCTGGAGCGCTGGAGAAATAAA TTGGTAACTAGCGGTGCCCTGGACCGCAGCGAGGCCGACCGGCTCACCGTGGACCAGCTCCCGGGCGGGTACCTGGAGGTCCCCATGGAGCACCCGGCCCCAGACGGGGGCATCTGGTCCCTGCAGCCGTACTCCTACAGGCAGAGGCAGGCCCTGCTGCGCGGGGCCGGGGTGAAGCACGTGGACCGGGAGGAGAAGAGGCAGCTGCACTCCCTGCGTCTCTCCCGGGAGGCCTGCGGCTGCGACTGCCGGGGCTTCTGTGAGCCTGAGACCTGCGCCTGCAGCCTGGCCGGCATCAAATGCCAG ATGGACCGCTCCAGCTTCCCTTGTGGCTGCTCCATGGACAGCTGCGGGAACAGCCAGGGGCGCAGCGAGTTCAACCCGGGCCGCGTGAAGACCCACTACCTCCACACCGCCATGAGGTTGCACCTGGAGGGGAGGCGGCCGCCGGGGGCCGCAAATAACCACGACGACCAGAGGGAAGTACCCGGGCGTTGCGGCGAAGACGACCGGCGTGGCCGTGTTCCAGAACGGCAGACCCGGCAAGACGGCTGCCCTTTCGGGTTCAgcaccgaggaggaggaggagggcggtcTCCTGTTCCCCTCCGTGCCCCCCACCACTTCCACAGCCTTCTGCTTAACCCCTGAGCCCTCGGAGCTGGGAGAGGAGGGCAGCAGTGGCGGTGATACGATGgattcctctttctcttcctctgatCTCGACGCGGCTGAGGAAGGCGCAGACGGCACGCCACGCCGTCGATCCGAGGTCACCGAGGAAACCGGACCCCTGTCCTGTGTCCTCAGCAGGCTGGACCCCCAGCGGACCCACTGCAACGCAACGGAGGACGACCTTCAGCACATGAGTAGCACCCGCCCACTTCCTGCCAGCCCCCTCTCCGACCCTGCGTCTCCCCTCGAAGGTGCTCAAACCACTGTGGTCGTGCGCCAAGACGAAGATTCCCACAGGACCCCTTCCCCTTCTACCTCCTCTACTTCTACGGGGTATCTGGACGAAAACGCCAACGAGGCCACCGACTTTTTCGGCGAGGACTCTCTGGAAAAATTCCCAGATGCAGCCCTCTTCACTGCaaactcctcctgctcctcctcctccaacggTTACGTGGACCTCAGCGTCTCCTCGGATTCGGACCTTGAGTTCTTCGACAGCGATTACCTCACCTGCGGTGGCCAACTACACAACTCCTTCAAGGGAGGCGGGTCTCTGGAAGGCCTGAGGCACCTCCAGACCCTGACTTCCTGCAGTCTTCCACAGTACCCGGAGACACCTGTCTGCCTGCTCGAATCTCTCATTGGCTCGTCGTCTGAACCAATCGCGGAAGATGCACATATGGTAACCTTTAGTCAGCTCTTGGAGGTACTGCAGTGA
- the LOC115548525 gene encoding cysteine/serine-rich nuclear protein 1 isoform X1, with protein MTIDRPDAEMRGVLKRRFAEVEEEASYVSSSPSSSSSSSPLFSSEWESDGENQLILPAPRAPAQPASAPIGSFLSKWRRADGRGHNVRFDTVTVFHFPRCQGFVSVPSHGGASLGMVWNHSALHRYTLEEHAAARQRRHRERLLERLREDRLERWRNKLVTSGALDRSEADRLTVDQLPGGYLEVPMEHPAPDGGIWSLQPYSYRQRQALLRGAGVKHVDREEKRQLHSLRLSREACGCDCRGFCEPETCACSLAGIKCQMDRSSFPCGCSMDSCGNSQGRSEFNPGRVKTHYLHTAMRLHLEGRRPPGAANNHDDQREVPGRCGEDDRRGRVPERQTRQDGCPFGFSTEEEEEGGLLFPSVPPTTSTAFCLTPEPSELGEEGSSGGDTMDSSFSSSDLDAAEEGADGTPRRRSEVTEETGPLSCVLSRLDPQRTHCNATEDDLQHMSSTRPLPASPLSDPASPLEGAQTTVVVRQDEDSHRTPSPSTSSTSTGYLDENANEATDFFGEDSLEKFPDAALFTANSSCSSSSNGYVDLSVSSDSDLEFFDSDYLTCGGQLHNSFKGGGSLEGLRHLQTLTSCSLPQYPETPVCLLESLIGSSSEPIAEDAHMVTFSQLLEVLQ; from the exons ATGACTATTGATCGGCCGGATGCAGAGATGCGAGGGGTTCTGAAGAGAAGGTTTgctgaggtagaggaggaggccaGCTACGTCTCATCCTCTCcatcgtcgtcctcctcctcctcgccatTATTCTCCTCCGAGTGGGAATCGGATGGGGAGAACCAACTGATCCTCCCGGCCCCCAGGGCCCCTGCTCAACCTGCCTCTGCCCCCA TCGGTTCATTCTTGAGTAAGTGGAGACGTGCCGACGGAAGAGGACACAACGTGAGATTCGACACGGTGACCGTCTTCCACTTCCCGCGGTGCCAGGGCTTCGTGAGCGTGCCCAGCCATGGAGGAGCCTCGCTGGGCATGGTGTGGAACCACAGCGCCCTCCACAGGTACACGCTGGAGGAGCATGCGGCGGCCCGACAGCGGAGACACCGGGAAAGACTCCtggagaggctgagggaggacagGCTGGAGCGCTGGAGAAATAAA TTGGTAACTAGCGGTGCCCTGGACCGCAGCGAGGCCGACCGGCTCACCGTGGACCAGCTCCCGGGCGGGTACCTGGAGGTCCCCATGGAGCACCCGGCCCCAGACGGGGGCATCTGGTCCCTGCAGCCGTACTCCTACAGGCAGAGGCAGGCCCTGCTGCGCGGGGCCGGGGTGAAGCACGTGGACCGGGAGGAGAAGAGGCAGCTGCACTCCCTGCGTCTCTCCCGGGAGGCCTGCGGCTGCGACTGCCGGGGCTTCTGTGAGCCTGAGACCTGCGCCTGCAGCCTGGCCGGCATCAAATGCCAG ATGGACCGCTCCAGCTTCCCTTGTGGCTGCTCCATGGACAGCTGCGGGAACAGCCAGGGGCGCAGCGAGTTCAACCCGGGCCGCGTGAAGACCCACTACCTCCACACCGCCATGAGGTTGCACCTGGAGGGGAGGCGGCCGCCGGGGGCCGCAAATAACCACGACGACCAGAGGGAAGTACCCGGGCGTTGCGGCGAAGACGACCGGCGTGGCCGTGTTCCAGAACGGCAGACCCGGCAAGACGGCTGCCCTTTCGGGTTCAgcaccgaggaggaggaggagggcggtcTCCTGTTCCCCTCCGTGCCCCCCACCACTTCCACAGCCTTCTGCTTAACCCCTGAGCCCTCGGAGCTGGGAGAGGAGGGCAGCAGTGGCGGTGATACGATGgattcctctttctcttcctctgatCTCGACGCGGCTGAGGAAGGCGCAGACGGCACGCCACGCCGTCGATCCGAGGTCACCGAGGAAACCGGACCCCTGTCCTGTGTCCTCAGCAGGCTGGACCCCCAGCGGACCCACTGCAACGCAACGGAGGACGACCTTCAGCACATGAGTAGCACCCGCCCACTTCCTGCCAGCCCCCTCTCCGACCCTGCGTCTCCCCTCGAAGGTGCTCAAACCACTGTGGTCGTGCGCCAAGACGAAGATTCCCACAGGACCCCTTCCCCTTCTACCTCCTCTACTTCTACGGGGTATCTGGACGAAAACGCCAACGAGGCCACCGACTTTTTCGGCGAGGACTCTCTGGAAAAATTCCCAGATGCAGCCCTCTTCACTGCaaactcctcctgctcctcctcctccaacggTTACGTGGACCTCAGCGTCTCCTCGGATTCGGACCTTGAGTTCTTCGACAGCGATTACCTCACCTGCGGTGGCCAACTACACAACTCCTTCAAGGGAGGCGGGTCTCTGGAAGGCCTGAGGCACCTCCAGACCCTGACTTCCTGCAGTCTTCCACAGTACCCGGAGACACCTGTCTGCCTGCTCGAATCTCTCATTGGCTCGTCGTCTGAACCAATCGCGGAAGATGCACATATGGTAACCTTTAGTCAGCTCTTGGAGGTACTGCAGTGA
- the LOC115548525 gene encoding cysteine/serine-rich nuclear protein 1 isoform X3 translates to MFGSFLSKWRRADGRGHNVRFDTVTVFHFPRCQGFVSVPSHGGASLGMVWNHSALHRYTLEEHAAARQRRHRERLLERLREDRLERWRNKLVTSGALDRSEADRLTVDQLPGGYLEVPMEHPAPDGGIWSLQPYSYRQRQALLRGAGVKHVDREEKRQLHSLRLSREACGCDCRGFCEPETCACSLAGIKCQMDRSSFPCGCSMDSCGNSQGRSEFNPGRVKTHYLHTAMRLHLEGRRPPGAANNHDDQREVPGRCGEDDRRGRVPERQTRQDGCPFGFSTEEEEEGGLLFPSVPPTTSTAFCLTPEPSELGEEGSSGGDTMDSSFSSSDLDAAEEGADGTPRRRSEVTEETGPLSCVLSRLDPQRTHCNATEDDLQHMSSTRPLPASPLSDPASPLEGAQTTVVVRQDEDSHRTPSPSTSSTSTGYLDENANEATDFFGEDSLEKFPDAALFTANSSCSSSSNGYVDLSVSSDSDLEFFDSDYLTCGGQLHNSFKGGGSLEGLRHLQTLTSCSLPQYPETPVCLLESLIGSSSEPIAEDAHMVTFSQLLEVLQ, encoded by the exons ATGT TCGGTTCATTCTTGAGTAAGTGGAGACGTGCCGACGGAAGAGGACACAACGTGAGATTCGACACGGTGACCGTCTTCCACTTCCCGCGGTGCCAGGGCTTCGTGAGCGTGCCCAGCCATGGAGGAGCCTCGCTGGGCATGGTGTGGAACCACAGCGCCCTCCACAGGTACACGCTGGAGGAGCATGCGGCGGCCCGACAGCGGAGACACCGGGAAAGACTCCtggagaggctgagggaggacagGCTGGAGCGCTGGAGAAATAAA TTGGTAACTAGCGGTGCCCTGGACCGCAGCGAGGCCGACCGGCTCACCGTGGACCAGCTCCCGGGCGGGTACCTGGAGGTCCCCATGGAGCACCCGGCCCCAGACGGGGGCATCTGGTCCCTGCAGCCGTACTCCTACAGGCAGAGGCAGGCCCTGCTGCGCGGGGCCGGGGTGAAGCACGTGGACCGGGAGGAGAAGAGGCAGCTGCACTCCCTGCGTCTCTCCCGGGAGGCCTGCGGCTGCGACTGCCGGGGCTTCTGTGAGCCTGAGACCTGCGCCTGCAGCCTGGCCGGCATCAAATGCCAG ATGGACCGCTCCAGCTTCCCTTGTGGCTGCTCCATGGACAGCTGCGGGAACAGCCAGGGGCGCAGCGAGTTCAACCCGGGCCGCGTGAAGACCCACTACCTCCACACCGCCATGAGGTTGCACCTGGAGGGGAGGCGGCCGCCGGGGGCCGCAAATAACCACGACGACCAGAGGGAAGTACCCGGGCGTTGCGGCGAAGACGACCGGCGTGGCCGTGTTCCAGAACGGCAGACCCGGCAAGACGGCTGCCCTTTCGGGTTCAgcaccgaggaggaggaggagggcggtcTCCTGTTCCCCTCCGTGCCCCCCACCACTTCCACAGCCTTCTGCTTAACCCCTGAGCCCTCGGAGCTGGGAGAGGAGGGCAGCAGTGGCGGTGATACGATGgattcctctttctcttcctctgatCTCGACGCGGCTGAGGAAGGCGCAGACGGCACGCCACGCCGTCGATCCGAGGTCACCGAGGAAACCGGACCCCTGTCCTGTGTCCTCAGCAGGCTGGACCCCCAGCGGACCCACTGCAACGCAACGGAGGACGACCTTCAGCACATGAGTAGCACCCGCCCACTTCCTGCCAGCCCCCTCTCCGACCCTGCGTCTCCCCTCGAAGGTGCTCAAACCACTGTGGTCGTGCGCCAAGACGAAGATTCCCACAGGACCCCTTCCCCTTCTACCTCCTCTACTTCTACGGGGTATCTGGACGAAAACGCCAACGAGGCCACCGACTTTTTCGGCGAGGACTCTCTGGAAAAATTCCCAGATGCAGCCCTCTTCACTGCaaactcctcctgctcctcctcctccaacggTTACGTGGACCTCAGCGTCTCCTCGGATTCGGACCTTGAGTTCTTCGACAGCGATTACCTCACCTGCGGTGGCCAACTACACAACTCCTTCAAGGGAGGCGGGTCTCTGGAAGGCCTGAGGCACCTCCAGACCCTGACTTCCTGCAGTCTTCCACAGTACCCGGAGACACCTGTCTGCCTGCTCGAATCTCTCATTGGCTCGTCGTCTGAACCAATCGCGGAAGATGCACATATGGTAACCTTTAGTCAGCTCTTGGAGGTACTGCAGTGA